The Falco naumanni isolate bFalNau1 chromosome 1, bFalNau1.pat, whole genome shotgun sequence genome window below encodes:
- the MED15 gene encoding mediator of RNA polymerase II transcription subunit 15, whose protein sequence is MDVTGPETDWRSTNFRQKLVSQIDDAMRKAGVAHNKSSKDMESHVFMKAKTREEYLSLVARLIIHFRDIHNKKSQASVSDPMNALQNLTGGPPAGAPGMGMASRAQGAPMSGMSGLGPMGQQMSLPGQQQPPGTSGMAPHGMPGVSTATQQTQLQLQQIAQQQQQQQQQFQQQQVALQQQQFQAQQSAMQQQFQVQQQQAAAAAAAQQQQQQQQQLQAVQQQQQHMLKLQMQQQQNQQQQQQQQQQLQRIAQMQQLQAAQAMQVQQQQQQQQQIPQQQIQQQPPQQVMQQQMQQMQQQQQQQQQQQQQQQQQVAQAQQSQLPPQSQPQPQPMVSQPQAISGQIPSQVMPVTLTPQQLKAMQVRAQLVQQQQAAAAVQAAQAQAAQMGASGQMITAPMARGGMQIRPRFPPTTAVSATPPSSIPLGGQQMPQVSQNNITMMSSPSPVQQAQTPQSMPPPPQPQPSPQPGQPTSQPNSNVSSGPAPSPSSFLPSPSPQPSQSPAAARTPQNFSVPSPGPLNTPGNPNSVMSPASSSQSEEQQYLEKLKQLSKYIEPLRRMINKIDKNEDRKKDLSKMKSLLDILTDPSKRCPLKTLQKCEIALEKLKNDMAVPTPPPPPVPPTKQQYLCQPLLDAVLANIRSPVFNHSLYRTFMPAMTAIHGPPITAPVASPRKRKYEEDERQTIPNVLQGEVARLNPKFLVNLDPSHCSNNGTVHLICKLDDKNLPNVPPLQLSVPADYPDQSPLWIKNPRQYAANPFLQSVYRYMTSKLLQLPDKHSVTALLNTWAQSIRQACLSAV, encoded by the exons ATGGATGTGACCGGGCCTGAGACCGACTGGCGCAGCACCAACTTCCGGCAGAAACTCGTCAGCCAGAT tgatgacGCTATGAGGAAGGCTGGTGTTGCCCATAATAAATCCAGCAAAGATATGGAGAGTCATGTGTTTATGAAGGCCAAAACAAGG GAGGAATATCTTTCTCTTGTGGCCAGACTTATTATACATTTTCGAGATATTC acaATAAGAAATCTCAAGCGTCAGTCAGTG ATCCGATGAATGCCCTGCAGAATCTAACTGGGGGTCCCCCAGCCGGGGCACCTGGAATGGGCATGGCTTCCCGAGCTCAAGGAGCACCAATGAGTGGGATGAGCGGCCTTGGTCCAATGGGGCAACAGATGAGtctcccagggcagcagcagcctcctggaACCTCAGGGATGGCCCCTCATGGTATGCCAGGTGTCTCTACAGCTACTCAGCAGA CCCAGCTTCAGCTTCAGCAGATagcgcagcagcagcagcagcagcaacaacaattccagcagcagcaggtggctttgcagcagcagcagttccagGCCCAGCAATCAGCTATGCAGCAACAGTTTCaggtccagcagcagcaggcagcagcagctgcagcagcccaacagcagcagcagcaacagcagcagttgcaagctgtccagcagcagcaacagcacatGCTGAAACTGCAgatgcaacagcagcaaaaccaacagcag cagcagcagcagcagcagcaactacAACGAATTGCccaaatgcagcagctgcaggcagcacaggctatgcaggtgcagcagcagcagcaacaacagcaacaaatacCACAACAACAGatacagcagcagccacctcaACAAGTAATGCAACAGCAGATGCAACAGatgcagcagcaacaacagcagcaacaacagcagcagcaacaacaacaacaacaggtTGCTCAGGCACAACAGTCTCAGCTTCCACCACAATCCCAACCTCAACCCCAGCCCATGGTATCTCAGCCACAGGCAATCTCAGGACAAATTCCTAGTCAGGTTATGCCTGTTACTCTTACACCACAACAATTAAAAGCAATGCAG GTAAGAGCTCAGctggtccagcagcagcaggcagcggCAGCAGTGCAAGCAGCTCAGGCCCAGGCTGCTCAGATGGGAGCTTCAGGGCAG ATGATCACCGCACCTATGGCCCGAGGTGGGATGCAAATAAGACCACGGTTCCCGCCTACCACCGCTGTGTCTGCTACACCGCCAAGCTCCATTCCTTTGGGTGGACAGCAAATGCCACAG gTCAGTCAGAACAATATTACCATGATGTCATCCCCATCTCCTGTCCAGCAAGCTCAAACACCCCAGTCAATGCCTCCACCACCTCAGCCACAGCCATCTCCTCAGCCAGGCCAGCCAACTTCTCAGCCAAATTCAAATGTCAG cTCTGGCCCAGCTCCATCACCCAGCAGCTTTCTCCCCAGTCCATCTCCACAACCAtcccagagcccagcagctgcacGAACACCTCAGAACTTCAGTGTCCCATCCCCAGGTCCTTTAAACACTCCAG GAAATCCAAATTCTGTCATGAGTCCAGCCAGTTCTAGCCAGTCAGAGGAGCAACAGTATCTGGAAAAACTCAAACAGCTATCAAAATACATTGAGCCACTCCGGCGGATGATCaataaaatagataaaaatgaaG ACAGGAAGAAGGACCTGAGTAAAATGAAGAGTCTCTTGGATATCCTGACTGACCCTTCAAAACG gTGCCCCCTGAAGACACTGCAGAAATGCGAAATTGCtctggagaagctgaaaaaCGATATGGCTGTG CCTACACCACCGCctcccccagtgccccccaccAAACAGCAGTACTTGTGTCAGCCACTTTTGGATGCTGTTTTGGCCAACATCCGTTCACCAGTCTTCAACCATTCCCTTTACCGTACATTTATGCCAGCTATGACTGCAATTCATGGACCACCAATCAC GGCCCCGGTTGCTTCCCCTCGGAAACGGAAATATGAAGAGGATGAAAGACAGACCATACCAAATGTCTTACAAGGGGAAGTTGCAAGATTAAATCCTAAATTCCTAGTGAACCTGGACCCTTCCCACTGCAGTAATAATGGCACGGTTCATCTCATATGCAAGCTAG ATGACAAGAATCTTCCAAATGTCCCACCACTACAGCTCAGCGTTCCAGCGGACTATCCAGATCAGAGCCCTCTGTGGATAAAAAACCCGAGACAGTATG cAGCCAATCCctttttgcagtcagtgtatcGGTACATGACTTCAAAACTATTGCAACTTCCAGACAAGCATTCAGTCACGGCACTCTTAAACACCTGGGCACAAAGTATTCGTCAGGCCTGCCTCTCTGCTGTATAA